CGTACCCGACAGAATTGCCAAAGAGCTTCAGGATTCGATCGTAGAAATTCGGATGCTTCCGGTGTCGGCTGTAATTTCCAAATTCAACCGATTTGTTAGGGATCTTGCAAGACAATCCGGCAAAATGGTACGCATCGACATTTCAGGTGACGATAGCACTATCGATAAAACGCTTGTAGAAGCCCTGTCCGACCCGCTCATTTACCTTGTGCGCAACGCGATTGATCATTTGCAGGGCAGAATTTTGATATCGAGCTCCCATGCTGCTGAAGGAGCAGATGTATCCGATCGTAGAGCTTAGCGATTGTCTGAAAGAGACTGCATCTAGTAATGAATCAGCTGAAGGAATCGACCAAGCCTATATGGTCATCCTGAAGAGCGGCATCAGCTTGAAGGTAGACGCATTGATCGGCCAGCAGGAAGTGGTCATTAAACCGCTGGATGCTTGCTTCCGCCATTTGAATTTCCTCTCCTGTGCTTCGATACTGGGTGACGGCTCGGTACTGCTGATTCTGAACAGCTACGCCATTCAGGCACAAAAACAATTGGTGGCTAGGTAAGAGATGTAATTACGACAGCATGTCAAACACAGCGATCACGGCAGCAAAAACTTCGGCTTTCCCCGGTCTGCTTTCCTGATTATAATGATAGTTGTGATTATGAGGGGCGGAGGTTATGTTTCTTGAAAGCATATATGGAATTACTGCAAGACATTCTAGATAACGGCACACGCAAGGAAGACCGGACAGGAACAGGGACGCTCTCGGTTTTTGGCAGGCAGATGAGATTTGACTTGTCGAAAGGGTTTCCGCTTGTGACGACCAAACGGGTACCGTTCCGGCTTATTGCCAGTGAGCTGCTATGGTTTATTAAGGGAGATACCAATATTCGGTATCTGCTGCAGCATAATAATAACATTTGGAATGAATGGGCGTTCAAGCGCTGGGTAGAAAGCACTGATTATCAAGGACCGGATATGAGTAACTTCGGTCTTCGCTCGCAGCAGGATGAAGAGTTCGCGCGGCAGTATGAGCAGCAGATGGATAGCTTCAAGCAGCGGGTGCTGGATGATGAGGAGTTTGCAAAGCAATACGGCGAGCTTGGGAACGTGTACGGCAAGCAGTGGAGAGACTGGACGACGGCTCAAGGCGGTACGATCGATCAGCTGAAGGATGCTATCCACACGATCAAGACGAACCCGGATTCGCGGCGGATTATCGTATCGGCCTGGAATCCGGAGGACGTTCCGACTATGGCGCTGCCGCCGTGCCATACGCTGTTTCAATTTTATGTAGCAGAAGGCAAGCTCTCCTGCCAATTGTATCAGCGCAGCGGAGATACCTTCCTGGGTATTCCTTTCAATATTGCCAGCTACGCGCTCCTGACTCATTTGATTGCGCATGAATGTGGACTGGCTGTAGGGGATTTTGTGCATACCATAGGAGACGCGCACATTTACACCAATCATTTGGAGCAAATACAGACACAGCTTGGACGCGAGCCGCGGGAGCTGCCAACGCTCAAGCTAAATGAGCAAGTCGCCTCTATGTTTGATTTTGAGGTTAGCGATATGGAGCTGATTGGCTATGATCCGCATCCGTCGATCAAAGCGCCGGTTGCTGTGTAAATATTGAATTTCGGACAACAGGGGGAATTGTAATGAGTCTTTCATTTATCTTCGCCATGGACCGCAACGGCGCCATCGGAAAAGACAATAAGCTTCCTTGGCATTTACCTGCAGATCTGCAATTTTTCAAACGTGTTACGATGGGCCATACCATCTTGATGGGTCGCAAAACCTACGAGTCCATTGGCAAGCCGCTGCCTGGCCGCAAGAACGTGATTCTCACGCAAAACCGAGAGTTTCAAGCTGAAGGCTGCGCCATCGTGCACACCGTTCAAGAAGTGAAGGAACAGTGGAAGGATGAGGACCTGTACGTCATCGGGGGCGCAGAAATTTTTCGCTTGCTGCTTGCAGACGCAGATCGGATGTACATCACCTACATCAATCATGAGTTTGAAGCGGATTCCTATTTCACGGAGTTCGATTTGTCGGAGTGGAGCCTTGTGTCCGAGGAGCAAGGAGAGCGCAACGAGAAAAATCCCTACGAGTACTATTTCCGAATCTATGAGAGAAAGAAGGCGTAAACGATGAAGTATTTCGCAGTCCTGCTGCCTATGAAGGATGAGGAGCTGAGCAAGGAGCATCGACCGGCCCATCTCGAGTACTTGGAACAGCGCAGAAGCGAAGGGAAAATATTCGCCAACGGACGATTCGTGGACGGCTGGGGAGGCCTTGTGATCTACAAGGCGGAGAGTTTAGAAGAAGCGAAGCAGCTGGCCGCTGAAGATCCTTTTGTTAAGTTAGGAGCCCGTGATTGCCAAGTGCATGAATGGGATATTGTGATTAGCTAGTAACAGTAACCGTCATAGAAAAGAAGCCCTGATGACTCCGAAAATGGAGCTTTCAGGGCTTCTTCTTTTACATACATGTAAGCAATCACGTTCAATTTCCAATCGTTACGCGCGTTTTCTAATCAGAGATACGATCAACGATAGCGCGCCAAGCACGACTGCTGCAATGGATAGGTAGAAGGAAGTATTGGAGGAGGAACCTGCTGCTGCCTGTTCTGCTCCTGCATCAGCGGAGTGGCTATGGGCATCAGCGGCTGCGCCGGCTGGCTTAGCATTCACCGTAGTTACGGATGCGGGCTTATCTGAGCCTGCCGCACCGACCCATTCAACAACGCTTCCATCTTGATAGGTCTGGTAAGCTTTCCAAATAATTTGTGTAGCGTTATCAGCCACTTTACCCTGCATGTTAAACTCGCCGAATTCAGTCTTGGATAACCCTTCGCCGGTAGCTGTCCAGGTTACACCTGTGATTTTACCGGATTCATCCTTAGCGATTTCGTATTTCCAGCCGGCTTTAGGCTCAAAACGTGAGATGGACACGGAATCTACTGGAAATTTAACCTCAATCTTGGTAGTCGGTACATCCTTCTCAGTCGGAACGCGTACAGTGAATTTTTCATAAGTGCCCTGTGTGGAAGTAGTCGGGTATACGACCACATGCGCGCTGGCGATTCCGGCCAGCAGAACGGAGCAAACGAGTAGAACGGAGAGTTGGAGCATAATTTTTCTTAACACTTCGGTATAACCCCTTTCAAAATTCATCTACTTTTCATGATGTCCATGTTACCTGAAAATCAAGCAAAGCAGTATGACTCGAGTGGGCTATTTTCACTGCTACTTTTGTCTGTTTCGTGTCAGTCCGAATTTTACGGCAAAGGCAGTCAGTTGAACTCGGTTTTCTAGCTGAAGCTTATCCAAAATGTTTTTCATATGATTTTTCACCGTATGCTCGGAAATTAGCAGCTTCTCGGCAATCTGCCGGTTGTTGTCCCCAGCCGCCACATAGGCCGCAATTTCCTGCTCTCTGGAGGTTAACATGCCCGGATGAGGACCGTCTGCCGCAGAAGGAGAGGGGAACGGAAGCGATGAAACAGCTTGTCCGCCATTTGCCGGGCCACATCGGAATTCTCATCGAGCAGCGCGCAGAGGTAGGTCAGCCACTCATCGGGGTCCATGTTCTTCAGCAGATAGCCTTGGGCGCCGAATTGCAAAGCGGTGAAGAGGTCGGCGACATCGTCGGATACGGTCAGCATCACCACCCGAATGTGGCGATGTAACTGCTTGATGCGCCGGGTAGCCTCCAGCCCGTTGACAGGTGCCATATGAATGTCCATCAACACGACATCGGGCCTGACCTCTTCGCAAAGAAGAATGGCTTCTTCGCCGCTGTCAGCTTCGCCCACGATATAGAAGCGGGAGTCCTCTTCCAGCATGCTTCGTACGGCTTTGCGAGCAAGTGGATGGTCGTCCACAATCAGGATGCGGTATAAAGGGTGTTCACTCACAGCTCATTCCTCCTTTCTTCAGCATAAGCCAATAGCTCTGTACCTGGCCCATTTTCAGCAGAACGTACTTCCAGCACGGCTCCCAACTCCCCTGCACGCTTCCTCATAAGCTCGATGCCGTATTTTTTTCGCCCAGCTTTTTGCTCACTCAGCCCGCATCCGTTGTCACGAATATGGAGCCTCCAACCTATCGGGGAGGCTGTAAACACAAGGGACGCTTCAGTGGCCATGGAGTGTTTGCGGATATTGGTGAAAGCCTCCTGAATGATGCCGAAGAGCTGCATCTCTTCTCCTGAATGGAAGCTTTGTTCAGCGATTTCGATCTGCTCCTGCAGTTGAACGCCTGTGACGGCCTGCCAATCCAGCAGCCACTTATGAAGCCGTGAGGGGAAAGAGGAAGCTTCCTCCGGAGGTGTTCGCAGATTAAAGATGGCCTGCCGCAGCGAATTGTCGATTTCGGACACTGCTGCCTTAGCCTCTTCCAGACTGCCTTGCTTCAACTTTACATTTAAAAAGAAGAGAGTCTGAGCCAGGTCGTCATGCAGTTCCCGTGCCAAGCGTTCACGTTCCTCGTATACGGCTCGGCGTGCCTCCCCGGCAGCTAATTTGACATTAATGCGCCCAATACTCTCAAACATCCAAGATGCAAAGAAGTAAGATAGAACTAGGGTAATGCCCGTAATGACCCAATTGCCTGCTTTCATGGATAAATAGTTTAACAAAAATTCATGCCGCAGGTATTCGAATCCGCCTATAATGATTACGGGAAGCAGAATGGTTAGCAGCTTTAAAGTTCGGAGAGACAACGTTTAGCACCGCCTTTTATTGTTGATTGGAATGTATGATGCTTTATATTGGGCTATCTTAGTTCATTCTCCTACTATAATAATATAAACGTTAGATTTCTTCACAAAAAACAAGCGGGAGCGCTTCTCAAACCCACCTCCTTGTGCTACATTATTATTGATTCGTAACACGATGGAAAAGATTAGGGGTGCAGCTCGTATGGAACGATTATTTCAACGTAAACGCAACTGGGCAGGCTATGCAGGATTTGTCATCCTTCTTCATATTCTTGGCATCATCGGTTTATTCAGTGTGGCGAAAAGCCATCCGGCCTTTTGGGGGATCGGCCTCTTGGCATACACGCTTGGGATGCGCCATGCCTTTGATGTGGACCACATCGCTGCGATTGATAATACGGTTCGCAAGCTTGTGCAGCAGAAGAAGAATCCGCTTGGGGTCGGATTTTATTTTTCCTTGGGCCATTCGTCAGTCGTCTTCTTAATGGCCATAGCAACAGCCATTTCCGTCCAGTGGGCACAGCGGGAACTGCCGTGGATGGCAGACCTGGGCGGTATCATCGGCGCTTCCGTGTCAGGCTGCTTTCTTGTCGTAATCGGTATCTTAAATCTGATCATACTGGGAAATTTGTTTCAGTTGTTCCGCAAGTTCCGCAGCGGAGCACACAACGAAGATGAATTTGAGAAAGTATTGGAGTCTCGCGGCTTCATTACTCGTATGATCAAACCGTTCTTTTCATTTATAAGCAAGAGCTGGCATGTATATCCGCTCGGGTTTCTATTCGGTCTGGGCTTTGATACGGCGAGTGAAATCGCGCTTCTGGCTATCTCCGCGAACGCGGCGAAGGAAGCGATTCCGTTCTTCGGTATCCTATCACTGCCGCTGCTGTTTGCAGCAGGTATGAGTCTGTTTGACACAGCTGATGGCATGTTGATGACCAGAGCATATCAATGGGCATTTACTTCGCCGGTTCGCAAGCTCTACTATAACTTGACCGTAACACTTCTTGCCGTTATTGCAGCATTGATTATCGGCGTTGTGGAGCTGGGGCAGGTGTTTTCCGAGCAAGCCGGACTTCAGGGCGGGTTCTGGACATGGCTGCAGGAGCTTGATTTTGGCACACTGGGCTATATACTGGTTGGATTGTTTCTGCTTGCTTGGGGAGTTTCTGTTACTATTTGGAAACGAATGCGAATTGAAGAGCGGTGGAGCGCTAAGGTATAATAAGGGAGGTAGCGGTGCGGCTGTAGCTGCGCGCTATCTTTTTTTTGTGTTGGTGAACAATGGAATATGAATATTTTATAAAGGAGATTATAGAAAAAAGGATTTTAGCGAAATTCGTTGAATGTTAGTTTTGGAATTAGGATACTTCTCATAGAAAGTAGGACTTATATGATTGAGTTTCAGCACGTCTCTAAAGTTTATCCGAACGGCACTGTAGGTCTAAAGGATATTAATCTTACGATTCATCCCGGTGAGTTTGTTGTGATCGTCGGCTTGTCCGGTGCAGGGAAGTCAACGCTGCTGCGTTCGATGAACCGCCTTCATGAGATTACAGACGGCCAAATCCTGATTGACGGCAAGT
This genomic window from Paenibacillus hexagrammi contains:
- a CDS encoding chemotaxis protein CheW, which codes for MYPIVELSDCLKETASSNESAEGIDQAYMVILKSGISLKVDALIGQQEVVIKPLDACFRHLNFLSCASILGDGSVLLILNSYAIQAQKQLVAR
- a CDS encoding thymidylate synthase, with product MELLQDILDNGTRKEDRTGTGTLSVFGRQMRFDLSKGFPLVTTKRVPFRLIASELLWFIKGDTNIRYLLQHNNNIWNEWAFKRWVESTDYQGPDMSNFGLRSQQDEEFARQYEQQMDSFKQRVLDDEEFAKQYGELGNVYGKQWRDWTTAQGGTIDQLKDAIHTIKTNPDSRRIIVSAWNPEDVPTMALPPCHTLFQFYVAEGKLSCQLYQRSGDTFLGIPFNIASYALLTHLIAHECGLAVGDFVHTIGDAHIYTNHLEQIQTQLGREPRELPTLKLNEQVASMFDFEVSDMELIGYDPHPSIKAPVAV
- a CDS encoding dihydrofolate reductase; the encoded protein is MSLSFIFAMDRNGAIGKDNKLPWHLPADLQFFKRVTMGHTILMGRKTYESIGKPLPGRKNVILTQNREFQAEGCAIVHTVQEVKEQWKDEDLYVIGGAEIFRLLLADADRMYITYINHEFEADSYFTEFDLSEWSLVSEEQGERNEKNPYEYYFRIYERKKA
- a CDS encoding YciI family protein, yielding MKYFAVLLPMKDEELSKEHRPAHLEYLEQRRSEGKIFANGRFVDGWGGLVIYKAESLEEAKQLAAEDPFVKLGARDCQVHEWDIVIS
- a CDS encoding YcnI family copper-binding membrane protein, which translates into the protein MLQLSVLLVCSVLLAGIASAHVVVYPTTSTQGTYEKFTVRVPTEKDVPTTKIEVKFPVDSVSISRFEPKAGWKYEIAKDESGKITGVTWTATGEGLSKTEFGEFNMQGKVADNATQIIWKAYQTYQDGSVVEWVGAAGSDKPASVTTVNAKPAGAAADAHSHSADAGAEQAAAGSSSNTSFYLSIAAVVLGALSLIVSLIRKRA
- a CDS encoding sensor histidine kinase; protein product: MSLRTLKLLTILLPVIIIGGFEYLRHEFLLNYLSMKAGNWVITGITLVLSYFFASWMFESIGRINVKLAAGEARRAVYEERERLARELHDDLAQTLFFLNVKLKQGSLEEAKAAVSEIDNSLRQAIFNLRTPPEEASSFPSRLHKWLLDWQAVTGVQLQEQIEIAEQSFHSGEEMQLFGIIQEAFTNIRKHSMATEASLVFTASPIGWRLHIRDNGCGLSEQKAGRKKYGIELMRKRAGELGAVLEVRSAENGPGTELLAYAEERRNEL
- a CDS encoding HoxN/HupN/NixA family nickel/cobalt transporter, producing the protein MERLFQRKRNWAGYAGFVILLHILGIIGLFSVAKSHPAFWGIGLLAYTLGMRHAFDVDHIAAIDNTVRKLVQQKKNPLGVGFYFSLGHSSVVFLMAIATAISVQWAQRELPWMADLGGIIGASVSGCFLVVIGILNLIILGNLFQLFRKFRSGAHNEDEFEKVLESRGFITRMIKPFFSFISKSWHVYPLGFLFGLGFDTASEIALLAISANAAKEAIPFFGILSLPLLFAAGMSLFDTADGMLMTRAYQWAFTSPVRKLYYNLTVTLLAVIAALIIGVVELGQVFSEQAGLQGGFWTWLQELDFGTLGYILVGLFLLAWGVSVTIWKRMRIEERWSAKV